The genomic interval GTGCATCATGTCCCTGAGCCCCCTGTCCGCGATCAGTCCCGTCGATGGCCGCTACGCCCGGCACACCCGCGACCTGGCCCCCTATTTTTCCGAACAGGGTCTGATGCAGGCCCGGGTACGGGTGGAGATTGCGTGGCTCAAGGCCCTGGCGGCGGAGCCCGCTATCCCCGAGGTCCCGCCGCTAACCGCAGAGGCGGAGGCGTTCCTGGACGAGATTGCCCTGGAATTTGACGAGGTCGCCGGCACCCGGGTGAAGGAGATTGAGGCCACGACCAATCACGACGTCAAGGCTATCGAGTACTACATCAAGGAGCAGATGCGCGACCGGACCGATCTGCAAAGCCAGATCGAGTTCGTGCACTTCGCCTGCACCTCCGAGGACATCAATAACCTCGCCTACGGGGTGATGGTCCGCGAGGCGCGCAATCACGTGATGCTGCCGGCGCTCGATGCCGTGCTGGAGCCGCTGCGCGAGCTCGCTCGGCGCTTCGCCGATCAGCCCCTGCTGGCCCGGACCCACGGTCAGCCGGCCTCGCCCACGACCATGGGCAAGGAACTGGCCAACGTGGTCCACCGTCTGGAGCGGCAGCGCGCCGCAATCGCCGCCAACGAATGCCTGGGCAAGATCAACGGTGCGGTGGGTAACTTCAATGCCCACTACGCGGCCTACCCGGAAGTGGATTGGCCGTCGCTTTCGCGGCGCATGGTGGAGAGCCTCGGGCTAGCCCCCAATACCCACACCACCCAGATCGAACCGCACGACTTCCTGGCCGAGCTGTTTCACGCCTTCATGCGTCTGAACACGATCCTGCTGGATGCCTCGCGCGACATCTGGGGCTACATCTCGCTGGGTTACTTCAAGCAGAAGGTCGTGGCCGGCGAGGTCGGGTCCTCGACCATGCCGCACAAGGTCAACCCGATCGACTTCGAGAACGCGGAAGGCAACCTCGGGCTGGCCAATGCCGTGTTCGATCACCTGGCGAGCAAGCTCCCGGTCTCGCGCTTTCAGCGTGACCTGACCGACTCGACCGTGCTGCGCAACATCGGCATGGGCTTCGCCTGGTCGCTGATCGCCTACAAGGCCTTCCAACGCGGTCTGGGCAAGCTGGAGATCGAACCCGGCCGCCTGGACGAGGATCTCGACCAGAACTGGGAGGTGCTGGGCGAGGCTGTGCAGACGGTGATGCGCCGTTACGGGATCGATTCTCCCTACGAGAAGCTGAAGGCGCTGACCCGTGGCCAGCGCATTACGCCGCAGGCGCTGGCCGAATTCATCGACGGCCTGGAGATCCCGGACGAGGCGAAACAGAGCCTGCGCAAGCTGACCCCGGGCCGCTACACGGGGATCGCCAGCCAGCTGGCGCGCGACGAGTAACGCGTTGCCCGCCTACGACCCGAATCAGGCCCTGGAGCTGCTGGGCGGGCTCTCACCGGCGGAGTTTCTCCGGGACTACTGGCAACAAAAGCCTCTGCTGGTGCGCGGCGCAATATCGGGCTTTTCCAACCCCATCGAGCCCGACGACCTGGCCGGACTCGCCTGTGATCCGGATGCCGGCGCCCGGCTCGTACTCGGCCACACTGACCACGGCGACTGGGAAGTCGAATACGGCCCGTTCGAAGAAGATCACTTCGCCTCCCTGCCCGATCGCGCCTGGACCCTGCTGGTCAGTGACGTCGAGCGCTTCTGGCCCGAGGGGCGGGACTTCCTGGCCCGGTTCGACTTTGTCCCGCGCTGGCGCCGCGACGATCTGATGATCTCCTACGCAGCACCCGAGGGATCGGTCGGGCCCCATGTCGATGCCTACGATGTCTTTCTCTTTCAGGCGGCCGGGCGTCGGCGCTGGCAGATCCAGTCGCCACCGGGACCGCTGGACTGCCACGACGACCTGCCGCTGGCGATCCTGCGCGAGTTCGAGCCAAGCGAGAGCTGGGATGTTGAACCCGGTGACCTGCTCTACCTGCCCCCCAACCTGCCCCACTACGGCCTCTCCCTGGATGATCAGTGCATGACCTGGTCGGTCGGCTTTCGTGCCCCGACCTACCTCGATCTGCTGACCGGGTTCCTGGAAGAACGGGCCAACCGGGTCGGCGAAGCGCCCCGATACAGCGATCCCCAGCGCCCGGTGTCCGCCTACGCGAGCGAACTGCCGTCACACGACCGCACCCGGCTGCGCGGCATCCTGCGCGAGATGCTCGCCGCCGACGACACGGAACTGGATGCCTTCCTCGGGCGCGTACTGAGCCGGCCTGCGGGGAACGTCGAACTGCATCCCGGAGATCCTCTCGCCGCAGCGAGGGCGTGCCGTATTCACCCGGGTATTCGGCGCCACTGGCTGAAGACGCCGACGGGGCCGGTCCTCTGCGCCGCCGGGCACAGCTACCCGGCCGACACCCTGTCGCCGGACCAACTGGAGCAGCTGTGCGCTACGGAGACGCTCGATCCGCGGCACTGGGAACACCAATGGCCGGAGATTCACC from Thioalkalivibrio sp. ALJ12 carries:
- a CDS encoding cupin domain-containing protein, with the protein product MPAYDPNQALELLGGLSPAEFLRDYWQQKPLLVRGAISGFSNPIEPDDLAGLACDPDAGARLVLGHTDHGDWEVEYGPFEEDHFASLPDRAWTLLVSDVERFWPEGRDFLARFDFVPRWRRDDLMISYAAPEGSVGPHVDAYDVFLFQAAGRRRWQIQSPPGPLDCHDDLPLAILREFEPSESWDVEPGDLLYLPPNLPHYGLSLDDQCMTWSVGFRAPTYLDLLTGFLEERANRVGEAPRYSDPQRPVSAYASELPSHDRTRLRGILREMLAADDTELDAFLGRVLSRPAGNVELHPGDPLAAARACRIHPGIRRHWLKTPTGPVLCAAGHSYPADTLSPDQLEQLCATETLDPRHWEHQWPEIHQMLRDGLEEGWLEPAEDSTQT
- the purB gene encoding adenylosuccinate lyase, which gives rise to MSLSPLSAISPVDGRYARHTRDLAPYFSEQGLMQARVRVEIAWLKALAAEPAIPEVPPLTAEAEAFLDEIALEFDEVAGTRVKEIEATTNHDVKAIEYYIKEQMRDRTDLQSQIEFVHFACTSEDINNLAYGVMVREARNHVMLPALDAVLEPLRELARRFADQPLLARTHGQPASPTTMGKELANVVHRLERQRAAIAANECLGKINGAVGNFNAHYAAYPEVDWPSLSRRMVESLGLAPNTHTTQIEPHDFLAELFHAFMRLNTILLDASRDIWGYISLGYFKQKVVAGEVGSSTMPHKVNPIDFENAEGNLGLANAVFDHLASKLPVSRFQRDLTDSTVLRNIGMGFAWSLIAYKAFQRGLGKLEIEPGRLDEDLDQNWEVLGEAVQTVMRRYGIDSPYEKLKALTRGQRITPQALAEFIDGLEIPDEAKQSLRKLTPGRYTGIASQLARDE